The proteins below come from a single bacterium genomic window:
- a CDS encoding integrase arm-type DNA-binding domain-containing protein, giving the protein MSLTDIQVKTAKPKDNPKKPGEKITDRLFDGGGLYLEVSPTGGKWWRYKYRFDGKEKRLSLGVYPDVTLKEAREKHIEARKLRSNGVDPLQNRYAMKAARAEKSANTFEVIAREYFSKPSGRCSEAHQKNIVRRLEIDIFPWIGSRPISEVTTPELSVVLRKVENRGALETAHRLLQNCEQVFRYAIQTGRAERNPAPNLKGMLKPPKVKHYAALVEPNAVGQLLRAIDGYQGSFVTKCALRFAPLVFVRPGELRQAEWAEINFDTAEWNIPAERMKMKEAHLVPLSKQALDILREIYPVTGSGRYVFPGERTRTRPMSNNAVLAALRRMGFGKDEMCGHGFRAMAKTMLTQVLHVPGEYSEQQLAHKVSDPLGRAYNRATHLPERRKMMQQWADYLDKLRVSTQIVQLQKVP; this is encoded by the coding sequence ATGAGTCTTACCGATATTCAGGTTAAAACAGCCAAGCCTAAAGATAATCCCAAAAAACCGGGAGAAAAAATAACTGATCGTCTTTTTGATGGTGGAGGTTTGTATTTAGAAGTTTCCCCCACTGGTGGGAAGTGGTGGCGATATAAATATCGTTTTGATGGGAAAGAAAAACGCCTCTCTCTTGGCGTATATCCAGATGTTACTTTAAAGGAAGCCCGAGAAAAGCATATCGAAGCACGGAAACTACGGAGTAACGGGGTTGACCCATTACAAAACCGCTATGCGATGAAAGCCGCCCGTGCCGAGAAATCAGCCAACACTTTTGAAGTGATTGCGCGTGAGTATTTTTCAAAACCATCCGGCAGGTGTAGTGAAGCCCACCAAAAAAATATTGTTCGGAGATTAGAAATTGATATTTTCCCGTGGATAGGCAGTCGACCAATTTCCGAAGTTACTACTCCCGAATTAAGTGTTGTTTTAAGAAAAGTGGAAAATCGTGGGGCTTTAGAAACGGCTCATCGATTACTCCAAAATTGTGAACAAGTTTTTCGCTACGCTATCCAAACCGGACGCGCTGAACGTAATCCTGCTCCTAATTTAAAAGGAATGCTAAAACCTCCGAAGGTAAAGCACTATGCGGCACTGGTTGAGCCTAACGCCGTAGGCCAGCTATTAAGAGCTATAGATGGTTATCAAGGTAGTTTCGTAACTAAATGTGCTCTTCGCTTTGCTCCCTTAGTATTTGTACGTCCCGGTGAGCTACGGCAAGCTGAATGGGCAGAAATTAACTTTGATACTGCCGAATGGAATATTCCAGCCGAACGGATGAAAATGAAAGAGGCCCATCTTGTTCCGCTTTCTAAACAAGCCTTAGATATTTTAAGGGAGATTTACCCTGTAACAGGCAGTGGGCGATATGTTTTTCCCGGAGAAAGAACAAGAACTCGCCCTATGAGCAATAACGCAGTTTTGGCGGCGCTTAGACGTATGGGGTTTGGTAAAGATGAAATGTGTGGGCATGGCTTTAGAGCTATGGCTAAAACAATGCTCACGCAAGTATTGCATGTACCGGGGGAATATTCTGAACAGCAATTAGCACATAAAGTAAGCGACCCATTAGGGAGGGCCTATAATCGTGCGACTCACTTACCAGAGCGGCGAAAGATGATGCAACAGTGGGCAGATTATTTAGATAAGTTGAGAGTATCTACGCAGATTGTTCAATTACAAAAAGTTCCATAG
- a CDS encoding heme-binding beta-barrel domain-containing protein, translating into MTLDIKNLGPLAVLAGVWEGDKGDDTAPSDDRGVEKNKFRERMVFEPISPVQNHEQMLYGLRYSTVATRVGEVDGFHEEVGYWLWHPSDKQVLRCFTIPRGIALIAGGTVEMDSTIWTLGAKRGSNCYGISSNLFLEAQFQIVQFDQTLTIHDSNCFSYEQNTQIKIAGQDSFFQHIDKNTLKRVSN; encoded by the coding sequence ATGACTCTGGATATTAAAAATTTGGGGCCTTTGGCTGTTTTGGCTGGTGTTTGGGAAGGTGATAAAGGTGACGATACGGCTCCTTCCGATGATCGTGGGGTAGAAAAAAATAAGTTTAGAGAACGCATGGTTTTTGAGCCCATATCCCCCGTGCAAAATCACGAGCAAATGCTGTATGGTTTGCGTTACAGTACGGTGGCCACGCGTGTGGGTGAAGTGGATGGTTTTCATGAAGAAGTAGGGTATTGGTTGTGGCATCCCAGTGATAAGCAGGTTTTAAGATGTTTTACCATCCCGCGTGGTATTGCTTTGATAGCCGGAGGCACGGTGGAGATGGATTCAACAATATGGACTTTGGGTGCCAAGCGCGGTTCTAATTGCTACGGGATCTCGTCCAATTTATTTTTAGAAGCTCAATTTCAAATTGTTCAATTTGATCAAACTCTCACCATACACGATAGCAATTGTTTTAGTTACGAACAGAATACGCAGATAAAAATTGCGGGTCAGGACTCCTTTTTTCAGCATATCGATAAAAATACTTTGAAAAGAGTGAGTAATTAA
- the hemL gene encoding glutamate-1-semialdehyde 2,1-aminomutase, protein MKHEISEKLFTEAQKHLVGGVNSPVRAFKGVGGHPLFIVRAKGSKVYDADGNEYVDYVGSWGPAILGHAHPKVITAIHYTMKDGTSFGAPTTAEIELAKKVKNAFPSMELVRFVNSGTEATMGAIRVARGFTGRDKIIKFDGCYHGHADSLLVKAGSGAQTLGQPDSAGVPADFAKHTLVADYNNINSVEKIFEAHKDQIACVIVEPIIGNMGCIPPKPDFLKNLIELAHKNGALVIFDEVMTGFRVALGGAQELYNLKPDLTCLGKIIGGGLPVGAYGGRQDIMEKVAPVGPVYQAGTLSGNPLAMAAGLATLVELEDRKAYATLEKLGAALEAGLKKVAAQHNIPLVVNRVGSMLSFFFSDKPVTDAASARNADSAFFKKVFHGLIHQGIYLAPSAFEAGFISITHTPDDIEATIFAFDQVLTQLKK, encoded by the coding sequence ATGAAACACGAGATATCTGAAAAATTATTTACTGAAGCCCAGAAGCATTTAGTAGGAGGTGTTAACTCGCCCGTCCGTGCTTTTAAAGGGGTGGGGGGCCATCCACTTTTTATTGTTAGGGCTAAAGGGTCTAAAGTTTACGATGCCGATGGCAATGAATATGTGGATTATGTGGGGAGTTGGGGCCCGGCTATTTTGGGGCATGCCCATCCCAAAGTAATTACGGCTATTCATTACACCATGAAAGATGGCACCAGTTTTGGTGCGCCTACCACAGCCGAAATTGAACTGGCAAAAAAAGTTAAAAATGCTTTTCCGTCTATGGAACTTGTGCGCTTTGTGAATTCGGGCACCGAGGCCACCATGGGCGCTATCCGTGTGGCGCGTGGTTTTACCGGGCGCGATAAAATTATTAAGTTTGATGGGTGTTATCACGGACATGCGGATTCATTATTAGTCAAAGCCGGCTCGGGGGCACAAACCTTGGGGCAGCCCGATAGTGCCGGAGTTCCGGCTGATTTTGCCAAGCATACGCTTGTGGCTGATTATAACAATATCAACTCGGTAGAGAAAATTTTTGAGGCTCACAAAGATCAAATTGCTTGTGTGATTGTAGAACCCATCATTGGCAACATGGGTTGCATCCCTCCCAAACCTGATTTTCTAAAAAACTTAATTGAATTGGCCCATAAAAATGGAGCGCTTGTTATTTTTGATGAAGTGATGACGGGCTTTAGAGTAGCGTTGGGCGGGGCGCAGGAATTATATAACTTAAAACCCGATCTCACTTGTTTGGGCAAAATTATTGGTGGTGGTTTACCCGTGGGGGCTTATGGAGGGCGTCAGGATATCATGGAAAAAGTGGCTCCCGTAGGTCCGGTGTATCAAGCGGGCACATTATCCGGGAATCCTTTGGCTATGGCGGCGGGGCTAGCTACACTGGTGGAGCTGGAAGATAGAAAAGCGTATGCCACTTTAGAAAAATTGGGAGCTGCATTGGAAGCAGGGCTTAAAAAAGTAGCGGCTCAGCATAACATTCCTCTTGTGGTGAATCGTGTGGGTTCTATGCTTTCCTTTTTCTTTTCGGATAAACCCGTGACCGATGCGGCCAGTGCTCGCAATGCGGATTCGGCATTTTTTAAGAAAGTTTTTCACGGTTTAATTCATCAAGGCATTTATTTGGCGCCTTCGGCTTTTGAAGCTGGTTTTATTTCCATCACACACACGCCGGATGATATTGAGGCTACAATTTTTGCTTTTGATCAGGTTTTAACTCAGTTAAAAAAATAA